From a single Deltaproteobacteria bacterium genomic region:
- the ftsH gene encoding ATP-dependent zinc metalloprotease FtsH, whose amino-acid sequence MLWLVIFVAIIALYQLVHTPRSNYQEIPYSEFLTIVDKGEVKDLEFKGEEIKGQYTNPPADQTIEGFKTVGPASDELIKKLEEKSITFKFDADKEGSLTHMLLNWAPLVLLIVIMVIFMRQLQAGGTKAMSFGKNRARMLSENQNKITFKDVAGIDEAKEEVQEIVEFLKSPKKFTKLGGRIPKGILLVGPPGTGKTLLAKAIAGEAGVPFFIISGSDFVEMFVGVGASRVRDLFVQAKRHAPCIIFVDELDAVGRHRGAGLGGGHDEREQTLNQLLVEMDGFESNEGIIVMAATNRPDVLDPALLRPGRFDRQVVVPRPDVRGREEILKVHSKNTPIAEDVELSVIARSTPGFSGADLENLVNESALHAARFGRAKISMEDFEYAKDKVIMGVERKSLIISDAEKKITAYHEAGHALVAKLTPSTDPIHKVTIIPRGMALGVTQQLPIEDKYTLSRTSLNATIMVLLGGRAAEEIVFGERTSGAGNDLERVTEIARKMVCEWGMSEAVGPITFGKGEEQIFLGKEISRPKDYSEETAIEIDKEIRAIVHNNYTKAKTALEENIELLHKLAEVLLDKEVIDGKELDELVTTFKSKDYPSPWENPAGSEGSMALRNSNSSKDT is encoded by the coding sequence GTGTTATGGTTGGTTATTTTTGTAGCAATCATAGCACTGTACCAATTGGTACATACGCCCAGAAGCAATTATCAGGAAATCCCCTATAGCGAATTTCTCACGATTGTAGACAAGGGTGAGGTAAAAGACCTCGAATTCAAGGGGGAGGAGATAAAAGGCCAGTATACCAATCCCCCGGCAGATCAGACCATTGAGGGATTTAAAACGGTAGGGCCCGCCAGTGACGAACTGATAAAAAAACTTGAGGAGAAAAGCATCACTTTTAAATTCGACGCCGATAAGGAAGGCTCCCTCACACATATGCTTCTCAACTGGGCCCCGCTCGTTTTGCTTATAGTCATCATGGTGATCTTCATGAGGCAGCTGCAGGCGGGAGGCACCAAGGCCATGTCTTTCGGCAAGAACCGGGCGAGGATGCTAAGTGAAAATCAGAACAAGATCACCTTTAAGGATGTAGCGGGAATAGACGAGGCAAAGGAAGAGGTTCAGGAAATAGTTGAATTCCTGAAGAGTCCCAAAAAGTTCACAAAGCTCGGGGGAAGAATCCCCAAGGGAATACTTCTCGTAGGGCCCCCCGGAACCGGTAAGACGCTGCTTGCGAAGGCTATAGCGGGCGAAGCCGGTGTGCCGTTTTTCATAATCAGCGGCAGCGATTTTGTAGAGATGTTCGTGGGCGTGGGCGCCTCCAGGGTCAGGGACTTGTTCGTACAGGCTAAGCGCCACGCGCCGTGCATTATATTCGTGGATGAACTGGACGCAGTGGGCAGACACCGCGGGGCGGGACTGGGCGGGGGACATGACGAAAGAGAGCAGACCCTTAACCAGCTGCTTGTCGAGATGGACGGGTTCGAATCCAACGAAGGCATCATAGTTATGGCGGCGACGAACCGCCCCGACGTGCTCGACCCGGCCCTTCTGAGACCCGGCAGGTTCGACAGGCAGGTCGTCGTACCGAGACCCGATGTCAGAGGAAGAGAAGAAATACTGAAAGTGCATTCCAAAAATACTCCGATAGCTGAAGACGTGGAGCTTTCCGTTATTGCCCGCTCCACCCCGGGCTTTTCGGGTGCCGACCTTGAAAACCTCGTAAACGAATCGGCTCTCCACGCAGCGCGGTTCGGAAGGGCTAAGATTTCCATGGAGGACTTCGAGTATGCGAAAGACAAGGTGATAATGGGCGTGGAAAGGAAAAGTCTTATAATAAGCGACGCCGAGAAGAAGATAACGGCTTATCACGAGGCGGGCCATGCGCTTGTGGCGAAGCTCACTCCGAGCACGGACCCGATACATAAGGTGACGATTATTCCGCGGGGTATGGCGCTCGGCGTAACGCAGCAGCTTCCGATAGAGGACAAATACACTCTGTCACGAACAAGCCTGAACGCAACCATTATGGTGCTGCTGGGCGGTAGAGCAGCTGAAGAAATAGTATTCGGGGAAAGGACAAGCGGTGCGGGAAACGACCTCGAGCGGGTAACGGAAATTGCCCGCAAAATGGTATGCGAGTGGGGAATGAGCGAAGCTGTCGGGCCAATTACTTTCGGCAAGGGCGAAGAACAGATCTTTTTAGGGAAAGAAATTTCACGACCAAAGGATTACAGTGAAGAGACGGCGATTGAAATAGATAAGGAGATCAGGGCTATTGTGCACAATAATTATACCAAAGCAAAAACGGCCCTCGAAGAGAACATTGAGCTTCTCCACAAGCTGGCGGAAGTTCTCTTGGACAAGGAGGTAATTGACGGAAAGGAGCTTGACGAACTCGTGACGACCTTCAAGTCAAAAGATTACCCATCCCCTTGGGAAAACCCGGCAGGTTCCGAAGGATCAATGGCTCTCAGAAACAGCAACAGCTCCAAAGACACATGA